The following coding sequences lie in one Saccharomyces mikatae IFO 1815 strain IFO1815 genome assembly, chromosome: 10 genomic window:
- the SRS2 gene encoding DNA helicase SRS2 (similar to Saccharomyces cerevisiae SRS2 (YJL092W); ancestral locus Anc_1.274): MSSNNDLLLNILSQLNAQQRAAALFDYTRGLQVIAGPGTGKTKVLTSRVAYLILHHHIHPRDIIVTTFTNKAANEMRERLQEMLRETGVNVSELLIGTFHSICLKILYRFGHLVDLQKDWRIIDEKEIDTILDDMIEKVPDQIRDYASSITRKVNLCMPKKNGDEWSIHPKLIKKHISRLKSSAILPEEYILDSNHDAALAYFYQIYQSELSKKNTLDFDDLLMYTFRLLTRVRVLSNIKHVLVDEFQDTNGIQLDLMFLFAKGNHHLSRGMTIVGDPDQSIYAFRNALAHNFLEMGRKCPIEYSTIILVENYRSSQKILNTSEILITQQNRGRQNRAPLRAQFDLDFPPVYMNFPAYFLEAPSLVRELLYLKALPNLFTFNDFAILVRQRRQIRRIESALIEHQIPYKIIRGHSFWDSKETRAMLNLLKIIFSPNDKHAILASLLYPARGLGPATGEKIRNALETLATDVSCFQILKEISSKKIMLDIPTKGRSVIADFISMIENCQLLLQGALLAGLSDLYDKLYELSGLKYEYLYKDGKKKTDLLEKSEPNLLNARHKNIELLKNYFLALLNKSESSENEKNDCEREIEDKSETAEKSAITPKEYLRNFFNSLSLHSDAAEEEESETNKSAKMNREKNGFVTISTIHGAKGLEWPVVFIPGCEEGIIPCVFNDDKKDESEEEEEEDSDSDKKDASPKKAKVLSVEDSIDEERRMFFVAQTRAKYLLYLSNTTTVEDVDRPRIASRFLTTDLVKAMSDSQRLFESTSSIKKFYRILNKKPPSQNDNLFSLDQLRKDYNQFIENRRERIIWQGMPMNDIYGIQLSRNKLTGSVDDFTSAADQLRLEMNNSIFPQKKHPLRPYPSKNSGNCAPRNIVKSPERRYAPETTSHGSPTKKKVYAPQYGSINNVPTRQEFHCSTGRNVPFLRREDRSITDISERSSTRSLKGASPNKSSRVSHVLMEQSPTRLFKNNVVRNIHVPTAGAFITETQSNVNEQGHLEYVNKSSHTLLSSEFSSASSNSGQSNNLIQDIKDELDLSDDELLNDISIERRRELLNSQATKTMKVKSRNRKSKGGDQVKVEEVIDLKSEYEEDDSRNTTAAELLHNPDDTTVDNRPIISNAKFLADAAMKKTQKLSKKVKNEPASSQMDIFSQLTRAKKKSKLNNGEIIVID, translated from the coding sequence ATGTCGTCAAACAATGATCTTTTGTTGAATATACTATCCCAGTTAAATGCACAACAGCGAGCGGCAGCCCTCTTTGACTACACTAGAGGGTTACAGGTTATAGCGGGTCCCGGTACAGGAAAGACGAAAGTGTTGACTTCGAGGGTGGCGTATCTCATTTTGCATCATCACATTCACCCCCGCGATATAATAGTGACTACATTTACCAATAAAGCTGCTAACGAGATGAGGGAACGTCTACAAGAAATGTTACGCGAAACAGGAGTAAATGTTTCCGAACTCTTAATCGGTACTTTCCATAGTATTTGCCTGAAGATACTTTATAGATTTGGCCACTTAGTGGATCTACAGAAAGACTGGagaattattgatgaaaaggaaatagaCACCATTTTAGATGATATGATAGAAAAAGTCCCCGACCAAATTAGAGATTATGCCTCTTCTATCACAAGAAAAGTGAATCTATGTATGCCGAAAAAGAATGGCGATGAGTGGTCCATTCACCCGAAGCTCATCAAGAAACATATTTCGAGGCTTAAGTCAAGCGCAATATTACCAGAGGAATACATTTTAGACTCGAACCATGACGCTGCGCTTGCCTACTTCTACCAAATTTACCAATCGGAGCtaagcaagaaaaataccCTAGATTTTGATGACTTATTAATGTACACTTTCCGTTTGCTGACCAGAGTGCGTGTTTTATCCAACATAAAGCACGTTTTAGTTGACGAATTTCAAGATACCAACGGTATTCAATTAGACTTGATGTTTCTCTTTGCCAAGGGAAACCATCATCTCTCAAGAGGGATGACAATTGTGGGTGATCCTGATCAAAGCATATATGCTTTCAGAAACGCCTTAGCTCATAACTTCTTAGAAATGGGTAGAAAATGCCCCATCGAGTACTCGACTATAATACTTGTGGAAAATTATCGTTCCTCGCAGAAGATTCTCAACACAAGTGAAATTTTAATAACTCAACAGAACAGGGGCCGTCAGAATAGGGCTCCACTTCGTGCTCAATTCGATCTGGATTTCCCGCCAGTATATATGAACTTCCCGGCTTATTTTTTAGAGGCACCTTCCTTAGTTCGAGAACTACTTTATTTAAAAGCATTACCAAACTTATTCACGTTTAATGACTTTGCCATCTTAGTAAGGCAACGAAGACAAATTAGGAGAATTGAAAGTGCACTCATAGAACATCAGATACCCTATAAAATCATAAGAGGTCACAGTTTTTGGgattcaaaagaaacaagagCAATGTTGAACCTACTGAAGATAATATTTTCTCCAAATGATAAGCACGCAATTCTGGCTTCACTCCTATACCCAGCAAGAGGTCTTGGTCCTGCTACTGGTGAGAAAATTAGGAACGCGCTGGAAACGCTCGCCACTGACGTATCATGCTTTCaaatattaaaagaaataagtagtaaaaaaataatgttggATATACCGACAAAGGGTCGTTCTGTCATAGCAGATTTCATTTCAATGATAGAAAACTGCCAATTATTGTTACAAGGTGCTCTACTAGCAGGTCTTTCCGACTTGTATGATAAACTGTATGAACTGTCAGGTTTGAAGTATGAATATTTATACAAGGAtggtaagaaaaaaacagatCTGCTGGAAAAATCCGAACCTAACTTATTAAATGCAAGGCATAAGAATATtgaacttttgaagaactaTTTTCTGGCCCTCTTAAATAAGTCAGAATCCTcagaaaacgaaaaaaatgattgtgaaagagaaatagaAGATAAAAGTGAAACTGCAGAAAAAAGTGCTATTACTCCAAAGGAATACCTCcgcaattttttcaattcacTATCTCTTCATTCGGATGCAgctgaagaggaagagtCAGAAACCAACAAAAGTGCAAAAATGAACCGCGAAAAGAATGGGTTCGTGACAATATCTACAATACACGGTGCTAAAGGGCTTGAATGGCCAGTTGTTTTCATTCCTGGATGCGAAGAGGGAATAATTCCTTGTGTGTTCAATGATGACAAGAAAGACGaatcagaagaagaagaggaggaagatTCGGATAGTGATAAAAAAGATGCGAGCCCCAAAAAGGCTAAAGTATTATCTGTGGAGGATTCAATAGATGAAGAGAGAAGAATGTTTTTCGTTGCACAAACTCGTGCCAAGTATCTTTTGTACTTATCGAACACTACAACGGTAGAAGATGTTGATAGACCACGTATTGCTAGTCGCTTTCTGACCACTGATTTGGTAAAAGCCATGTCTGATAGTCAAAgattatttgaaagtaCGAGTagtatcaaaaaattttatcgaattttgaacaaaaagCCACCATCTCAGAATGATAACCTCTTTTCGCTTGATCAATTACGCAAAGATTATAATCAGTTCATTGAGAACAGAAGAGAAAGGATAATTTGGCAAGGAATGCCAATGAATGATATTTATGGAATACAGTTGTCTAGGAATAAATTAACAGGTTCTGTTGACGACTTTACATCAGCAGCGGATCAGCTACGACTCGAAATGAATAATTCCATATTCCCACAAAAGAAGCATCCTTTAAGACCATATCCATCTAAAAATAGTGGTAATTGCGCTCCTAGAAATATAGTTAAAAGTCCAGAAAGAAGGTACGCTCCAGAAACTACATCACATGGTTCtccaacaaagaaaaaggtatATGCCCCCCAATATGGTTCAATAAATAACGTTCCCACTCGACAAGAGTTTCATTGTTCTACTGGGAGGAACGTTCCTTTTCTAAGAAGAGAAGATAGGTCAATTACAGACATATCCGAACGGTCATCAACACGATCGTTGAAAGGGGCATCCCCGAATAAATCTAGTCGTGTATCGCATGTTTTAATGGAGCAATCACCAACAAGGCTTTTCAAGAATAATGTCGTTCGTAATATTCATGTTCCAACTGCTGGTGCTTTTATAACAGAAACCCAATCAAACGTTAATGAACAAGGTCACTTAGAGTACGTCAATAAGTCAAGTCACACACTTCTGTCAAGTGAATTTTCTAGCGCATCTAGTAATTCGGGTCAATCAAACAACTTAATACAAGATATAAAAGACGAGCTAGATTTATCCGATGATGAATTGTTGAATGACATATCaatagaaagaagaagagagctTTTGAACTCACAAGCGacgaaaacaatgaaagtAAAATCTCGAAATAGGAAGTCCAAAGGAGGTGACCAAGTTAAAGTTGAAGAAGTGATAGATTTAAAGAGTGAATATGAGGAAGATGACAGCAGAAATACAACAGCAGCTGAGCTTTTACATAATCCGGATGACACAACAGTTGATAACCGTCCGATTATCTCAAATGCCAAGTTTTTGGCAGACGCAGCAATGAAAAAGACACAAAAACTTTcgaaaaaagtaaaaaatgaacCTGCGTCAAGTCAAATGGATATATTCTCTCAACTGACACGggcgaaaaagaaatctaaATTAAATAATGGTGAAATTATAGTAATCGATTAG
- the GWT1 gene encoding glucosaminyl-phosphotidylinositol O-acyltransferase (similar to Saccharomyces cerevisiae GWT1 (YJL091C); ancestral locus Anc_1.275) has translation MSTLKQRKEDFVTGLNGGSITEINAVTSTALVTYISWNLLKNSTLMHSDTSNVQYMIDFALNWVALLVSITIHASDPYLLNTLILLPCLFAFIYGRITSSNKASNTTSKKKKRSSQEFQLKKKPYITAYRGGMLILTVIAILAVDFPIFPRRFAKVETWGTSLMDLGVGSFVFSNGIVSSRMLLKNLSLKKKPGFLRNALNALKSGGTLLFLGLLRLFFVKNLEYQEHVTEYGVHWNFFITLSMLPLVLTLIDPITRIIPRCLIAIFISCFYEWLLLKDNQTLNFLISADRNGLFNANREGILSFLGYCSIFLWGQNTGFYLLGNKPTLNNLYKPSTQVLVAGSRKPSLWNHWTSVTPLTGLCIWSTFFFIISQLVFQYHPYNVSRRFANLPYLLWVITYNLLFLTGYCLTDKIFSNSHENYKVAESLESINSNGLFLFLLANVSTGLVNMSMVTIDASPIISLSVLLTYCFFVAAVSIFLHRKRIFIKL, from the coding sequence ATGTCGACTTTAAAACAGAGGAAAGAAGACTTTGTGACAGGGCTCAATGGGGGTTCTATAACGGAAATTAATGCAGTAACATCAACTGCCCTAGTAACTTACATATCATGGAACTTGCTGAAGAATTCCACCCTTATGCATTCGGATACATCCAATGTACAATATATGATTGATTTTGCATTGAATTGGGTTGCTTTGCTTGTGTCGATCACTATTCATGCTAGTGATCCATATCTTTTGAACACACTAATACTGTTACCTTGTTTATTCGCGTTCATCTATGGAAGAATCACCAGCTCGAACAAGGCTTCTAATACAAcatctaaaaaaaaaaaaaggagttCACAGGAGttccaattgaaaaaaaagccttATATTACTGCATATCGTGGCGGGATGCTTATTCTGACTGTCATTGCCATCTTGGCTGTAGATTTTCCCATTTTTCCGAGAAGATTTGCTAAGGTGGAGACATGGGGTACATCCCTGATGGATCTTGGAGTGGGATCCTTCGTCTTCAGTAACGGTATTGTTTCTTCTAGGATGCTGTTGAAAAATCTAagcttgaagaaaaaaccagGTTTCTTAAGAAATGCATTGAATGCTTTAAAATCTGGAGGAACCCTTTTGTTCCTAGGCTTGCTAAGGTTATTCTTtgtaaaaaatttggaataCCAAGAACATGTCACAGAATATGGGGTCcattggaatttttttattacattatcaatgcTGCCACTCGTATTGACCCTTATTGATCCTATCACAAGAATAATTCCACGCTGCTTGATTGCGATATTTATCTCATGTTTTTATGAATGGTTGCTATTAAAGGATAATCAAACCTTAAATTTCTTAATTTCAGCTGACAGAAATGGTCTCTTCAACGCGAATAGAGAAGGGATCCTCTCATTCTTAGGTTATTGTTCGATTTTCCTTTGGGGTCAAAATACAGGATTTTACTTGTTGGGAAATAAACCAACTTTAAACAATCTCTATAAGCCTTCCACGCAAGTCTTAGTTGCCGGATCTAGAAAGCCTTCTCTTTGGAACCATTGGACTTCGGTGACCCCACTAACTGGTCTATGTATATGGagtacatttttttttattatcagCCAGTTGGTCTTTCAGTATCATCCTTATAATGTTTCAAGAAGATTCGCCAACCTACCATACCTTTTGTGGGTTATTACTTATAATTTACTATTTTTGACCGGGTACTGTCTAACTGACAAGATCTTTAGTAACTCACACGAAAATTATAAAGTTGCCGAATCTTTGGAATCAATAAACTCTAACGGGCTATTTCTATTTCTGTTGGCAAATGTTTCTACAGGTTTAGTTAATATGTCCATGGTCACGATAGATGCTTCTCCCATAATATCACTCTCGGTTTTGCTAACGtactgtttttttgttgctgccgtatcaattttcttacatagaaaaagaatttttatTAAACTATAG
- the DPB11 gene encoding protein kinase activating protein DPB11 (similar to Saccharomyces cerevisiae DPB11 (YJL090C); ancestral locus Anc_1.276), with product MKPFQGITFCPTAINNEILSKKISKKIIKLGGIFSKDLTRQVNVLVVGSTTNTNKFKFAVKHRFDIIFVDIHAIDDIYQLWLSGENILPPSNMVTVTGSTHEMLRILYQRYSFKYLQNFNIFIGRINDTKTTSIDMLVGAIKKLGCQDYNYRNFVIKDTSLSNDDNQDQNGQISIFVTDTLSGARVNAAVDQNLPIVHFKWILDCQRRNALLPYDPYYLLPKIKDVPFDSIGLNACDCWDKISVSFPTNIDVQTILQTQPSSSALASSLPKTSFLLNKFKPKGEKIWDKAMSRQQHNKTNFSVLGQSSLSINNIREDSSDEVTLIFRNCAFLIHHNFPANHRSILTKIIVQNGGEIVSSYLNGVYDHSYCIIPSDKALDSFNDLPDIIGDNDGLVTEFFIERCLFYQRLLHPVDSWSRPFLTTTNFQVSSPSKLLRHDISSSPFLNVTITGFSGVELLHLTKVLNLLKPMGINYVEYLNKSTDILLINLAALPSIPKNHPLWSNEFSDLFTQFDIANTDVDHDNNNRNDFQNNSILRNSMKRKIEYIKKFHSIPVVTPAFIFKLISTASKENSEIFLNNIKWCIICPRGHKDDFKCKIESTYHSSFNSEKKYQNNDPKIDKTILLKSNNSSVSEHSIKDTKNELLKKIRETDIERKKRPIPSTAVNNSSERKVLAMKRVKLESLPGNLIPKQIKRTTSWGTIMSENVPADHSTIIPDLEVTAITEEPSHTQVTYGSVQEKKRTTSLEKPIRRHTRNHTKELDS from the coding sequence ATGAAGCCTTTCCAAGGAATAACGTTTTGTCCGACTGcaataaataatgaaatcttatccaaaaaaatatcaaagaagatCATCAAGTTGGGCGGTATCTTTTCTAAAGATTTGACCAGACAAGTTAACGTTCTTGTTGTTGGGTCCACCACCAATACGAACAAATTTAAGTTCGCTGTAAAGCATAGAtttgatattatatttGTTGATATCCACGCCATTGATGACATCTACCAGCTCTGGTTGTCTGGGGAAAATATACTACCGCCCTCCAACATGGTCACTGTGACAGGATCTACCCATGAGATGCTGAGGATACTTTATCAGCGGTATTCGTTTAAATATTTGCAGAACTTTAACATCTTCATTGGAAGAATAAACGATACGAAGACAACGTCTATTGATATGTTAGTTGGGGCCATTAAAAAACTAGGTTGTCAGGATTATAATTATCGAAATTTTGTAATTAAAGACACCTCTTTAAGCAACGATGATAATCAAGATCAAAATGGGCAGATATCCATCTTTGTTACAGATACGTTATCTGGAGCAAGAGTAAATGCTGCTGTTGATCAAAACTTACCCATCGTACATTTTAAATGGATCCTTGATTGTCAAAGGAGAAACGCACTATTACCATATGACCCATATTATCTTTTGCCAAAAATCAAGGATGTCCCGTTTGATTCAATTGGCTTAAACGCCTGTGATTGTTGGGATAAAATAAGTGTCTCCTTCCCAACAAATATAGATGTACAAACGATTTTACAGACACAGCCATCTTCCAGTGCACTAGCTTCTTCGCTCCCGAAAACatcctttcttttaaataAGTTTAAACCAAAGGGTGAAAAGATTTGGGACAAGGCAATGTCTCGGCAGCAGCATAACAAGACAAATTTCTCTGTACTAGGACAATCTTCACTTTCCATAAACAATATCCGCGAAGACTCAAGTGATGAAGTGACTTTAATTTTTAGGAATTGTGCGTTTCTCATTCACCATAACTTTCCTGCCAATCATCGTTCAATACTAACAAAAATCATCGTTCAAAATGGAGGGGAAATTGTATCATCTTACCTAAATGGCGTTTATGACCATTCTTATTGTATCATTCCAAGTGATAAAGCCCTTGACTCTTTCAATGATTTACCTGACATTATAGGTGATAATGACGGCTTAGTTAcagaatttttcattgaacgCTGTTTGTTTTATCAAAGATTACTACACCCAGTAGACTCATGGTCAAGACCTTTTCTCACCAcaacaaattttcaagtttcGTCCCCCTCAAAATTACTACGACATGACATTTCCTCTTCGCCTTTTCTAAACGTTACCATTACTGGATTTTCTGGTGTAGAGTTATTGCATCTAACTAAGGttttaaatcttttaaaacCAATGGGTATCAATTATGTAGAATACCTCAATAAATCTACTGATATCTTGCTAATCAACTTGGCAGCGTTGCCCAGCATCCCAAAAAATCACCCGTTATGGTCTAATGAATTTAGTGATCTCTTTACTCAGTTTGACATTGCTAACACTGATGTTGAccatgataataataacaggAACGACTTTCAGAATAATTCCATTTTAAGGAACTccatgaaaagaaaaattgaatatatcaaaaaatttcactcCATACCGGTAGTCACACCAGCCTTCATTTTTAAATTAATATCAACTGCATCTAAAGAAAACAGCgaaattttcttaaataatatcaagTGGTGTATTATTTGCCCAAGAGGACATAAGGACGATTTCAAATGTAAGATAGAAAGCACATATCATAGCAGCTTCaattcagaaaaaaagtatcaaaataatgatccaaaaattgacaaaactattcttttgaaaagtaaCAATTCCTCAGTATCCGAACACTCTATCAAAGATACAAAAAACGagttattgaaaaaaattaggGAAACAGATATCGAGAGGAAAAAGCGTCCTATTCCATCAACTGCCGTAAATAATTCTTCAGAGAGAAAAGTGTTGGCTATGAAAAGAGTCAAGTTGGAGTCACTGCCAGGAAATCTCATTCCCAAACAAATCAAACGAACTACAAGTTGGGGCACAATAATGTCAGAAAATGTGCCTGCAGACCATTCAACCATAATACCCGACCTAGAAGTGACGGCGATAACAGAAGAGCCTTCTCATACACAAGTTACATATGGCTCcgttcaagaaaagaagcgTACCACTTCTTTAGAAAAACCTATAAGGCGTCATACGAGAAATCATACGAAGGAATTAGATTCTTGA